In one window of Streptomyces sp. NBC_01224 DNA:
- a CDS encoding phosphatase, which produces MPIPSRAALVEHLVRTRIAGDVATPRDNNLSHYRKLANGDRHYWLGLELGDRWRDEQDVLAVMAERCGVSDDPEHRFGQDTIDPELTVDALERMAARLRKAAAGAERVLFATGHPGGLLDVHRQTAQALRAAGCEIVRIPSGLVADEGMVFQFADVAVQERGATLWHTHSPAPMAAILDGLEREGRPLPDLVVADHGWAGCAAQRGLDAVGYADCNDPALFLGEAEGTLQVAVPLDDHVLDPRFYDPLTDYLLDAAGLI; this is translated from the coding sequence ATGCCGATACCCAGCCGTGCCGCCCTCGTCGAACACCTCGTCCGTACGCGCATCGCCGGAGACGTCGCCACACCCCGCGACAACAACCTCTCTCACTACCGCAAGCTCGCCAACGGCGACCGCCACTACTGGCTGGGCCTGGAGCTCGGGGACCGGTGGCGCGACGAGCAGGACGTGCTGGCCGTGATGGCCGAGCGCTGCGGGGTCAGCGACGACCCGGAGCACCGGTTCGGGCAGGACACCATCGACCCGGAGCTGACGGTCGACGCCCTGGAGCGGATGGCGGCACGACTGCGGAAGGCGGCGGCGGGGGCGGAGCGGGTGCTGTTCGCGACCGGGCATCCGGGCGGGCTCCTGGATGTGCACCGGCAGACCGCTCAGGCGCTGCGGGCGGCCGGATGCGAGATCGTGCGGATTCCCTCGGGGCTGGTGGCCGACGAGGGCATGGTGTTCCAGTTCGCGGACGTCGCGGTGCAGGAGCGCGGCGCGACGCTCTGGCACACGCACTCGCCCGCCCCGATGGCCGCGATCCTGGACGGTCTGGAGCGGGAGGGCCGGCCGTTGCCGGACCTGGTGGTCGCCGACCACGGGTGGGCGGGGTGCGCGGCGCAGCGCGGTCTTGACGCGGTGGGGTACGCGGACTGCAACGACCCGGCGCTGTTCCTCGGCGAGGCGGAGGGGACGCTCCAGGTGGCCGTACCGCTGGACGACCATGTGCTGGACCCGCGTTTCTACGACCCGCTGACGGACTATCTGCTGGACGCGGCGGGGCTGATCTGA
- a CDS encoding glycosyltransferase: protein MKTCQVSIVVSCFNEDEVIEAFHRALISALEPTRRTFEICYVDDGSSDRTRARIGSLAAADRRVRYTSFSRNFGKEAAMLAGLRMSRGEAVVLMDADLQHPPELLPRMLALRQRGYDQVVARRDRAGEGALRTFLSAVYYRAMGRCMDVEVVDGEGDFRLLSRTAVDAVLALPETNRFSKGIFSWVGFDTVSFTYRNIQRAAGSSKWGSRHLLNYGIDGLISFNSRPLRLAIHAGLALALAALGYALWIITDVVLHGVAVPGYTTLLTAVVALGGIQLATLGIIGEYVGRIYSESKRRPHYVVRETNESPNVPPVDIPADEPDEVHTASPVVETPMAGHAGATALGAARSRTVRQFVIFAMLGIVNTAVYLSVYASLNTWIPYLAAHVLGYAVSIVGSFLLNSYITCRTKPTWRAFVRYPLSSVVNLVLTGVLLYLGVSRLGMEKNIAAVAAGILATPFSFLLARWAIDSGAALARQRAGLAESSAGHTTP, encoded by the coding sequence ATGAAAACATGTCAGGTCTCGATCGTTGTCTCCTGCTTCAATGAGGACGAGGTGATCGAGGCATTTCACCGTGCGTTGATCTCAGCCCTCGAACCGACTCGGCGGACCTTCGAGATCTGTTATGTCGACGACGGCAGCAGCGACCGGACCAGGGCCCGGATCGGCTCGCTCGCCGCTGCGGACCGACGGGTCCGTTACACCTCCTTCAGCCGCAATTTCGGCAAGGAGGCCGCCATGCTCGCGGGGCTGCGCATGTCCCGCGGTGAAGCCGTCGTGCTCATGGATGCCGACCTCCAGCATCCGCCCGAACTCCTCCCCCGCATGCTGGCGTTGCGGCAGCGCGGGTACGACCAGGTCGTCGCGAGGCGGGACCGGGCGGGTGAAGGTGCCCTGCGTACCTTTCTCAGCGCCGTCTACTACCGGGCCATGGGCCGGTGCATGGACGTCGAGGTCGTCGACGGCGAGGGCGACTTCAGGCTGCTGTCGCGCACCGCCGTGGACGCCGTACTCGCGCTGCCCGAGACCAACCGGTTCTCCAAGGGGATCTTCTCCTGGGTCGGCTTCGACACCGTCAGCTTCACCTACCGGAACATCCAGCGTGCGGCCGGGAGTTCGAAGTGGGGCAGCAGGCATCTGCTCAACTACGGGATCGACGGACTGATCTCCTTCAACAGCCGTCCACTGCGCCTGGCGATCCACGCCGGCCTCGCCCTCGCGCTGGCGGCGCTGGGATACGCCCTGTGGATCATCACCGACGTTGTTCTGCACGGTGTCGCCGTACCCGGCTACACCACACTGCTGACCGCCGTCGTGGCGCTCGGCGGCATCCAGCTCGCCACGCTCGGCATCATCGGTGAATACGTGGGACGCATCTACAGCGAGTCGAAACGCCGTCCACACTACGTGGTGCGCGAAACGAATGAATCCCCGAACGTTCCCCCGGTCGACATTCCAGCCGATGAGCCGGACGAGGTCCATACCGCTTCGCCCGTGGTCGAGACACCGATGGCGGGGCACGCCGGGGCGACCGCGCTCGGCGCCGCCAGGTCACGCACCGTACGCCAGTTCGTCATTTTCGCGATGCTCGGAATCGTCAATACGGCGGTGTATCTGTCGGTGTACGCCTCGCTGAACACCTGGATTCCCTATCTGGCCGCGCATGTCCTCGGATATGCGGTCAGCATCGTGGGATCGTTCCTGCTCAACTCGTACATCACCTGCCGTACGAAGCCGACCTGGCGCGCCTTCGTCCGGTATCCGCTGTCGAGTGTCGTCAATCTCGTGCTCACCGGTGTTCTGCTCTACCTCGGCGTGAGCAGGCTGGGCATGGAAAAGAACATCGCCGCCGTGGCCGCAGGAATCCTCGCCACCCCCTTCTCGTTCCTGCTCGCCCGCTGGGCCATCGACTCAGGCGCCGCGCTGGCCCGGCAACGCGCCGGCCTGGCCGAGAGCAGTGCAGGACACACCACACCTTGA
- a CDS encoding DUF6056 family protein, producing MTADTSKTAGTQSESEESPQPEARPGPARRWAAICTAALTLLPLALLGAAFWIGRLVRPGGDDWCFLPVVRDEGASGMIAKFFFHDNGRVANALLVVAYASFGVAGQRWFALVSGVVMLGILWLLTASALKRAGLTGPRGLALLVAAMMAAVFFLATSNTYKTFYWPASSVSHTVAPVLACAAVIPLLRARTRRGRDFAVGIAFVAGAFIGTLSEETAVVAFVVLAAALLISCWALPGAGRTHARIWCAFAFAGVAVGSAILYMSPGARSRRERFGADSASTFGPEALTTALRAFEHILGVIFTTWQYLGAVAVGVLLGLLVRGGEQGTGGPDGSLRRRPLRAVLVGFLAFLVSGYLCTVIAYPAFGVSVMYAPRIWGDFLLLFVMLLVSVGALLGRALRARRWGIRAATAAAAGVVCALACVGLAVPLLQLGQQMDVRAQRWDRQDRSLRTQAARGAQVLPYTPVSVSGMGEPFGDHGKKLWPGQCVAQYYHLKKITYSTRLP from the coding sequence ATGACCGCGGACACGTCGAAAACCGCCGGCACACAGTCGGAGAGCGAGGAGTCCCCCCAGCCGGAGGCCCGCCCGGGCCCCGCACGGCGGTGGGCGGCGATCTGCACGGCGGCCCTCACTCTGCTGCCGCTCGCCCTGCTCGGCGCGGCCTTCTGGATCGGCCGCCTGGTCCGCCCGGGAGGGGACGACTGGTGCTTCCTCCCGGTCGTACGCGACGAGGGCGCCTCCGGAATGATCGCGAAGTTCTTCTTCCACGACAACGGACGCGTGGCCAACGCGCTGCTGGTCGTCGCGTATGCGTCCTTCGGCGTCGCGGGCCAGCGGTGGTTCGCCCTCGTCAGCGGGGTGGTCATGCTGGGCATCCTCTGGCTGCTGACTGCCTCGGCGCTCAAGAGGGCCGGACTGACCGGGCCGCGCGGGCTCGCGCTGCTGGTGGCGGCGATGATGGCGGCGGTCTTCTTTCTCGCGACGTCCAACACGTACAAGACGTTCTACTGGCCCGCCTCCTCCGTGTCGCACACAGTCGCACCGGTACTGGCCTGCGCCGCCGTGATTCCCCTGCTGCGCGCACGGACCCGCCGGGGACGCGACTTCGCGGTGGGCATCGCATTCGTGGCCGGAGCCTTCATCGGCACGCTGTCGGAGGAGACGGCGGTCGTCGCGTTCGTCGTGCTCGCCGCCGCGCTGCTGATCAGCTGCTGGGCCCTTCCCGGGGCCGGCCGGACCCATGCGCGCATCTGGTGCGCGTTCGCCTTCGCCGGGGTCGCGGTGGGATCGGCCATCCTGTACATGTCGCCCGGCGCACGCTCCCGGCGTGAACGGTTCGGCGCCGACAGCGCCTCCACGTTCGGCCCGGAGGCACTGACCACGGCACTGCGGGCGTTCGAGCACATCCTGGGGGTGATCTTCACGACCTGGCAGTACCTGGGAGCGGTCGCCGTCGGCGTACTGCTGGGCCTGCTGGTACGTGGTGGCGAGCAGGGAACGGGCGGGCCGGACGGATCCCTGCGGCGCAGGCCCCTCCGCGCGGTCCTCGTCGGATTTCTCGCCTTCCTGGTCTCCGGATACCTCTGCACCGTCATCGCCTACCCCGCCTTCGGGGTGAGCGTGATGTACGCGCCGCGCATCTGGGGCGACTTCCTCCTGCTGTTCGTGATGCTCCTGGTCAGTGTCGGCGCCCTGCTGGGACGGGCGTTGCGCGCCCGCAGGTGGGGGATCCGTGCGGCGACGGCGGCGGCCGCCGGTGTCGTATGCGCGCTGGCCTGTGTCGGCCTCGCCGTCCCGCTGCTCCAGTTGGGGCAGCAGATGGACGTGCGCGCCCAGCGCTGGGACCGCCAGGACCGCTCACTGAGGACCCAGGCGGCGCGCGGTGCCCAAGTGCTCCCGTACACGCCGGTATCGGTCAGCGGAATGGGGGAGCCGTTCGGCGACCACGGCAAGAAGCTGTGGCCGGGGCAGTGCGTCGCCCAGTACTACCACCTCAAGAAGATCACGTACTCGACCCGGCTTCCCTGA
- a CDS encoding SACE_7040 family transcriptional regulator: MTTRTDAPTRREQILKEAARLFAERGFHGVGVDEIGAAVGISGPGLYRHFPGKDAMLAELLVGISERLLAGGQLRVSEDAACEDGSPHALLDALIEGHIDFALDDRPLITLHDRELDRLRDADRKRVRQLQRQYVEVWVEVVRELYPDLPEHEARAAVHAVFGLLNSTPHLGRPDARPDRADTAALLHRLARGAFEAAARA, encoded by the coding sequence ATGACCACCAGGACGGACGCCCCCACCCGCCGCGAGCAGATCCTCAAGGAGGCTGCCCGCCTCTTTGCTGAGCGCGGCTTCCACGGTGTCGGCGTCGACGAGATAGGTGCTGCCGTCGGTATCAGTGGCCCCGGTCTCTACCGGCACTTCCCCGGCAAGGACGCGATGCTCGCCGAGCTGCTGGTCGGTATCAGTGAGCGCCTGCTGGCGGGCGGGCAGCTGCGCGTATCGGAGGACGCGGCCTGCGAGGACGGCTCCCCGCACGCCCTGCTCGACGCGCTCATCGAGGGTCATATCGACTTCGCACTCGACGACCGCCCCCTGATCACCCTCCACGATCGCGAGCTGGACCGCCTCCGGGACGCCGACCGCAAGCGGGTGCGACAGCTCCAGCGGCAGTACGTCGAGGTGTGGGTGGAGGTGGTCCGCGAGCTGTATCCGGACCTGCCCGAGCACGAGGCCCGCGCCGCTGTCCATGCCGTCTTCGGCCTCCTGAACTCGACCCCGCACCTGGGCCGCCCCGACGCGCGGCCGGACCGCGCGGACACGGCGGCTCTGCTGCACCGGCTGGCGCGCGGGGCGTTCGAGGCGGCGGCCCGCGCGTAG